The sequence below is a genomic window from Candidatus Hydrogenedentota bacterium.
CAACGCGCACTCCGGGCTGGACATGTCCCTGCGGGACAACTTCGAGGACCTGCGCGGGAAAAGGATCGGGCTGCTGGCGAACCACGCCGCCGTGGACCAGCTCGGCAGACCCATCCTCGACGTGCTGGGCCTCGACCCCGGCGTCCGGGTCGGCGCGCTCTTCGGTCCCGAGCACGGCCTGCGCGGCCAGGCCGAGGCGGGGGAAAAGGTCGCCTCGGAGCAGGGCAACATCCCCGTCATCAGCCTCTACGGCCCGCAGAAACGGCCCACCCCGGAGCAGTTGCGGGGCTTGGAGTGCTTTGTCGTGGACCTGCCCGACATCGGCACGCGCTGGTACACCTACATGGCCACCATGAAGGAGTGCCTCGGCGCCTGCGCCGACGCGGGGGTGCCCGTGGTGGTGCTGGACCGGCCCAACCCCCTGGGCGGCGTGGTCCTCGAGGGGGCCGTCGCGAAAGAGACCGGCTCGTTCGTCTGCTGCGCGCCCATCCCCGCGCGCCACGGCATGACCCTCGGCGAGCTCGCCCTGTTCTTCCAGAAGGCCATGACCGGAAAGAAGAAACTCGACCTGACCGTGAAGCCCGTGGAGAACTGGCGGCGAGAGCTGCTCTTCGACGCCTGCGCCCTGCCCTGGGCCGCGCCCTCGCCGAACATCCCCACCTTTGACGCGGCCCTCGCCTATGCGGGCACCTGCCTCTTCGAGGGGCTCAACCTGAACGAGGGACGCGGCACCGCCACGCCCTTCCTCCGCATCGGCGCGCCCTGGCTCTACAACAAGACCCTCATCGCCGATGTCCAGGGAACGCCCCACGCGGCCGGGGTCAGCCTCACGCCGGAACTGTACATCCCCAAGGCCATCCCCGGAAAGGCGGCCAACCCGGAATACCTGGGCAAGCTCTGCCGGGGCGTGGACATCGCCTTCACCGACCGCAAGGCCGCGCGGCCCTTCGCCCTGGCCGTGGCGCTCATCGCCGCCGTTGTCCGCATGCACCCGGAGCATCTCGTGTGGAAGCCCCACTTCGACGCGCTTGCGGGCGGCCCCCAGCTCCGGCAACGGCTCAAGGCGGGCGCACCCCCCGGCGAGATTCTCTCCGAGGCCGCCGCCGAATTCCCCGCCTTCGACGCCGCCCGCCCGAAGCTCTACCAGACCGGCGAGGAAATGCTGAAAGGGCTGGCGGCAGGGCAATCTTAAAATTGGGAGGAAACAGGGAGTTTCACTGCAATTGGCCTTTGGGGCGGGCGTTTCAGTTGAATAATTCCCCCCTGGGGGGGGCCTGCCCTGCCGTAGCCTCTGGCGAAGGCAGGCGACCGCCCATTGGCGAACGGGGGGCCTTCGCATGT
It includes:
- a CDS encoding DUF1343 domain-containing protein is translated as MNPDLGEVLRRAVAAAKAPGAAAWVGRGGETLFSSATGLRQTTPGPEPATLETLYDLASLTKVVATTTCVMLLRDDGALSLDQKVSDWLPLPGFERFTLRHLITHTAGLAPFRTWYKEITGALDMVQRISELSLDRAPGTAREYSDFGFILLGQVVEKAAKEPLDRFAVRRVFKPLGMKHTLYKPSEPLRKDCAPTENCPWRGRIVRGEVHDENAFAMGGVSGHAGLFATAGDLALFCRALLEEKILKKATLDEMLRIGQVPSYPWQGLGWWLDPRTAGANGFLSARQAFGHTGWTGTSIWMDRESGLYAILLANTCHPSRNRRDNGTLRRAFYSAVTLTQLPDRCNAHSGLDMSLRDNFEDLRGKRIGLLANHAAVDQLGRPILDVLGLDPGVRVGALFGPEHGLRGQAEAGEKVASEQGNIPVISLYGPQKRPTPEQLRGLECFVVDLPDIGTRWYTYMATMKECLGACADAGVPVVVLDRPNPLGGVVLEGAVAKETGSFVCCAPIPARHGMTLGELALFFQKAMTGKKKLDLTVKPVENWRRELLFDACALPWAAPSPNIPTFDAALAYAGTCLFEGLNLNEGRGTATPFLRIGAPWLYNKTLIADVQGTPHAAGVSLTPELYIPKAIPGKAANPEYLGKLCRGVDIAFTDRKAARPFALAVALIAAVVRMHPEHLVWKPHFDALAGGPQLRQRLKAGAPPGEILSEAAAEFPAFDAARPKLYQTGEEMLKGLAAGQS